AGGAGAGGATCGCGAGATGAGAAAGCTGATCGTGAGCACCTTCCTGACCCTCGACGGGGTCATGCAGGCCCCTGGCGGACCCGGCGAGGACGACGACGGCGGCTTCGCGCACGGTGGCTGGTCGGTGAACTACTGGGACGAGCTGATGGGTCAGGTCATGGGCGCGGCGATGACCAAGCCGTTCGACCTCGTCCTCGGCCGCCGGACCTACGACATCTTCGCCGCACACTGGCCGCGCGCCACCGAGGAGGACGGCGCCAAGCCACTGAACGACGCCACCAAGTACGTCGCGTCGCGGAGCCGTCCCGCGCTGGACTGGCGCAACTCGGTCCTGATCGAGGGAGACGCGGCCGACGGTGTCGCGGCGCTCAAGCAGGAGGACGGGCCGGAACTGCAGGTGCACGGCAGCGGGAACCTGATCCAGACGCTGTTGCGGCCCAACCTCGTCGACGAGTTCCGCCTGTGGGTCTTCCCCGTCGTCCTCGGGTCGGGCAAGCGCCTGTTCTCGGAGGGCACCGTCCCCGCCGGGTTGAAGCTCGTCGACAGCAAGGTCTCCACCACCGGCGTCGTGATCGGCACGTACGAGCCGGCGGGCGAGGTCGTCACCGGATCGTTCGCGCTCGACTGACCGTCTGGCATGGCGCCAGCCAGCAGGTTGCCGCTGGGTTCCTCGCCCGCGATGGATCAGCCGGGTGACGTCTTCCTGGCCTTGCGTAGCCCGAGCAGGGCGACCAGGGCGAGAAGGATGATGGCGACGGAGTATTCGTTGGCGGTCCGGGGCAGGCCGCCGGCGTAGACCACGAGGAAGCCGGCAATGACGGTGGGCAGGCCGAAGCCGACGTAGCAGACGATGTAGAGCAGGGAGAACACGCTGGCGCGTTCGTGCGCCTCCACGAGCGGCATGACCGTCTTGAGGCTGCCCTGGAAACCGGCACCGAAGCCGACGCCTCCGAGCGCGAGGCCGATGAAGAAGCCGGGGATGGACTCGATCATGACCGCCACCAGCGTGATGATCATGCCCAGGATGAGAGCGGTGATTCCGGTAAGCATCACGGTCCGCGCGGCGGCGTTGCGCAGCAGGAGGACGGTGATGGACCCGACGACGCCGAGGACGAAGAGGAGCAGGCCGGCAACCACGATCGAGGTGTTCATGAGGGCGCGCACGAGCGCCGGGCCGAGCGCGCCGAAGAAGCCGGCCAGCGCCCAGACGGCGAAGACCACCGGAGCGACGACCAGTACCGGCCCGCGTACGGCGCGGGGCAGCTTGATCTCCGGCCGCAGACTCTGCAGCGCTCCCTTCATCGGCGTGACCGTTTCCGGCATCAGGACGACCCCGACGCCTTGGATCAGCAGGATCACAAGCAGGACGGCGTACACCAGTCGCGTCGGCGCGGGCAGGAACTGGATGAGCAGCGCCGAGAGCAGGGCACCGCTACCGGTTCCGATACCGGGGGCGAGAGAGTTCGCGAGCGTGCCGCGGGAGCGGTTGATGTCGAGCATGGCGGCACCGACGGCGCCGGTGGCGGCGCCGGCCGCGATTCCCTGTACGAAGCGGGCGGCCAGCAGCGTGGGTACGCCGTTGGCGAAGATGAAGATGACCAGCGAGATCATCTGGACCGCGATCGCGACGAGCAGGACCGGCCGCCGCCCGACATGGTCGGACAGCTTGCCGAACGTGAGCAGGGACGCCAGCACCGCGGCGGCGTAGATCGCGAACACCACGGTGGTCGTGATCGGCGAGAAGTGCCAGCGCGCCTGGTAGATCCCGTAGAGGGGGGTCGGGGCTGCCGACGCGGCCAGAAACGACACCAGGATCGAGGCGAGCAGAACCAGGGAGGCTTTCGGCGAGATGCGCCCCTGTCCGGCGATACTCATGACACGTGCACCTCCGGTGAGCTCCAAGCGGCTGCCCCGCGCGCCAAATCGAAACCCTCGAAGGCGAGTTGACCGCCCATTTTGACTGGCACCCGGACGCCGAGATCCTGCTTTCCCAGCCGGGCCTGGGACCTGTCTTCGCCGCCCGGGTGCTCGCCGAGTTCGGCGACGACCACACCGATACGTCGTCGGCAGCGCTGCGCCCGGCTACGTACCGGACTGGGGCGTCGCCATCGTGGTGCCGGCCCGCAGGGTTGCCAACGCGCCGCTCCAGGCCACCAACTGGTCGAGCATCGTGTTCACCGCATCCACCTGATGAGGGCCGGGCTTGAAGACGCTGAAGTTCTCGAAGTCGGTGAAGAGCGAGAGTGCCACCTGCGCCCGTACGTCCGCCATCTGCAACTCGGCCACCACCAGGCGCAGGTGCTCCACCGCGCGGGTGCCGCCGACGCTGCCGTAGCTGACGAACCCGGTCGCCTTGTTGTTCCACTCGGCGTAGAGGAAGTCGATCGCGTTCTTCAGCGCCCCGGACGTGGAGTGGTTGTACTCCGGCGTCACGAAGACGTACCCGTCGAACGAGGCGATCTTTTCGGCCCATCGCAGGGTGTGTGGCTGGGTGTACTGCCCGAGCGACGGGGGCGCCATCTCGTCGAGGTGCGGCAGGTTGAAGTCCTTGATGTCGACGAGTTCGTACTCGGCGTCGACGCGCTTGGTGGCGATGTCGTGCACCCAGCGGGCCACCGTCTCCCCGTTACGGCCGGGACGGGTGCTGCCGATGATGATGCCGATTCTGGTCATTGCCGCCCTTTCCTTCCGCGTCCCGAAGGGCTCGGGAGCCGTCGGCGGTTACCCCGTCTGAGGGGCTTCGAACGGACCCCGAGCGTTCCGGTCGCCCGCTGACACGGCTCGGTCCCCGGCCAGATGCCGTGAACCCGTAGGTGCTACGCAAAGGAGTTTGGTGAGCCCTCTCGCTGCCTGCGGTCCGTTGCTGTACTTCGCTGCTGTACCTGGTGATCTGCGGCCCCGCCCGGATATCGGTAGAGCTTGCTGGCGTGATCCCGCAGGCAAGCAGAGGTCAAAGGCTTCCATGATCTGTGGCACTCGTACGCGACCTGGCTGGTCTGCGACGGCGTGCCGATCAACGACATGGCGAAGGTGATGGGACACGAGCAGACGTCCACGACCTTGGATCGCTACACCCACTCAACCCGTGACCGGGATCGCAGGGTGCTCGCGTCGTTTGCTGCCTTCTCGCTGCCTCAGGGCGACCAGTGAGGGCCGGAAACGAATCAAGGCCCCTCCATGGAGGGGCCTTGACCTGCTACCTCTGGTCGGGGTGGCCGGATTCGCACCGACGACCTCTTCGTCCCGAACAGTCGTCGGTGCTGTCATCCCCTATCGGCCGCTGTCGCTCGGTCGCGCTGACCCAGGTGATGCACCTGATGGGAATGGCGGCGTTTGATCCAGATAGCGAAAACTCCGTCCGATCAGGACGTACATCTGCAAACATGACGGCCGGTGGCCGGGCGGCCACACAGCGGCAACGATCCCTACTACGCTCCCGTCACCATGCTCAATCGATAGATGGGAGTATGTATGCGCATCCATGCGCGCTTACGACGAAGGAGTTTTGAGGAGGTGAGCGGGTTGGGTCGGTTGT
The window above is part of the Micromonospora inositola genome. Proteins encoded here:
- a CDS encoding dihydrofolate reductase family protein codes for the protein MRKLIVSTFLTLDGVMQAPGGPGEDDDGGFAHGGWSVNYWDELMGQVMGAAMTKPFDLVLGRRTYDIFAAHWPRATEEDGAKPLNDATKYVASRSRPALDWRNSVLIEGDAADGVAALKQEDGPELQVHGSGNLIQTLLRPNLVDEFRLWVFPVVLGSGKRLFSEGTVPAGLKLVDSKVSTTGVVIGTYEPAGEVVTGSFALD
- a CDS encoding MFS transporter; the encoded protein is MSIAGQGRISPKASLVLLASILVSFLAASAAPTPLYGIYQARWHFSPITTTVVFAIYAAAVLASLLTFGKLSDHVGRRPVLLVAIAVQMISLVIFIFANGVPTLLAARFVQGIAAGAATGAVGAAMLDINRSRGTLANSLAPGIGTGSGALLSALLIQFLPAPTRLVYAVLLVILLIQGVGVVLMPETVTPMKGALQSLRPEIKLPRAVRGPVLVVAPVVFAVWALAGFFGALGPALVRALMNTSIVVAGLLLFVLGVVGSITVLLLRNAAARTVMLTGITALILGMIITLVAVMIESIPGFFIGLALGGVGFGAGFQGSLKTVMPLVEAHERASVFSLLYIVCYVGFGLPTVIAGFLVVYAGGLPRTANEYSVAIILLALVALLGLRKARKTSPG
- a CDS encoding NADPH-dependent FMN reductase produces the protein MTRIGIIIGSTRPGRNGETVARWVHDIATKRVDAEYELVDIKDFNLPHLDEMAPPSLGQYTQPHTLRWAEKIASFDGYVFVTPEYNHSTSGALKNAIDFLYAEWNNKATGFVSYGSVGGTRAVEHLRLVVAELQMADVRAQVALSLFTDFENFSVFKPGPHQVDAVNTMLDQLVAWSGALATLRAGTTMATPQSGT
- a CDS encoding tyrosine-type recombinase/integrase, giving the protein MWHSYATWLVCDGVPINDMAKVMGHEQTSTTLDRYTHSTRDRDRRVLASFAAFSLPQGDQ